In the Primulina tabacum isolate GXHZ01 chromosome 7, ASM2559414v2, whole genome shotgun sequence genome, attcaagaagttgtgtcatacttgaaggaagaatttgaaatgaaggatcttggaaaaaccaagtattgtctgggtttacaaattgaacaaaaagaatgtggaatgtttgttcaccaaacaaattatacagaaaagatccttaaacgttttaatatggataaatcaaatcctttaagtactccaatggttgttagatcattaaacatagaaaaggatccattccgaccatgtgaagaagatgaaaatattcttggtccagaagtaccatatctaagtgctatcggtgcccttatgtatcttacatattgtacaaggcctgatatatcttttgccgtaaatttgttggcaagatttagcacatatccaacaaagagacactggaacggaattgaacatatattccgttatctacgaggaacgacagacttgggacttttgtattcaaaagatgctaatccaagtataattggttatgccgatgctggatacttatctgatccacacaagcacgttcccaaactggatatgtttttactcgtggaggcactgcaatttcttggcgttcacagaaacaaacgctcgtaacaacttcatcaaatcatgccgagattattgcactatatgaagcaagtcgtgaatgtgtgtggttaaaatcaatgacccaacatatccaaatcccatgcggattatcattcgacgagaagcctgtgatactatatgaagataatgctgcatgtgttgctcaaatgaaagaaggatacataaaaagcgacagaactaaacatattcctcctaagttcttcgcattcaccaaggagcttgagaagaataaatgtattgatgttcgtcacattcaatcaagtaaaattcatcagatctcttcacaaaggcgcttcctgcgtcaatattcagaaagcatatatataatattgggatgcgcaatctacgaaatttgtgaagaattgttcgtgtcaacatgagagGGAGTTTAcatgactgcactctttttcccttgctatggtttttatcccactgggtttttcctagtaaggtttttaacgaggcagtataaaaacacgtaatgaagacaatcattatgatcatcatcacaagggggagtgttgaaaaatatatttaaaatgtgtgtattgaatatttgaatgttgaaaataagagttgtaaatattgaaaattagtgtgtgatgatgtaggtaatgatgtattttatttttggattatttgtaaagattttctataaatagatctctcatttgtgaagaaaatcacaattgagtagagaaaaaaatattataaaatgtgtagtttgataaattttgagagtttaagattttttttttttaaacataaattttttttttttcaaaacaattttattattattccaCTGTGTTTGGTGAAATAGTCTCTTCCCCTCTGCCTGCCAGCGTGCCTGCGCTGCAGCTCTCCATTTGGTTCCTTCTTCCTGAACTTGAAACATTCAAATTTTCGAAACCAACCCCTAACGTAACTCAGAACCATGAATTCTACCTTCATTCGTCCCAATCCAATGCCCCCTAAGCTTCACGATTCTTCCATTACCACCGATCTTCATCCGCCGCACAAGCTTCTTTCACACTCTATGACCAAGAAATTCACGGTCAAAGCCAGTTGTAGTGGTTCCGTGCCACCATCTGATCCTCCCAAGTCCTCCATTTTCAGCCTCAAAAGCGCCGCCGCAGCAGTTGTCTTCGCCGCTGCCGCCTGGGGTAGCTTCCCATTTTTGCATTCCAAAGCCGATATTTTGTCGCCGCCGGCGGGTGTTACCGAAGAGCTCGCTGAATCGGGTTCTGGGGAGGAAGAAACGATTGAAGGAAAGAAAGGTCCTTCTTCAAATTCTCCTCTGGCCCAATTGTTGGAATCCAATTCGGAAGCCATTGACGCGTTGAAATCGCTTCTCCAGCAGAAACTGGAAGCTGGCGAGGATGAGGAGGGTTTGGCTATTTTGAGACAATTATCCTCCGCTCAGCCTGAAAATCTTGAATGGAAGTTCCTGATGGCTAGAGTTTTGAACGAATTGGGGAAAATTCAAGAAGCCGGCGATGCCCTCGAGGAGATTTTGACGAAAGACCCATTGTCTTATGAGGCTTTGTTCGAAAACGCATTGTTGATGGATAAGTCGGGAGAAGGGGATGCGGTGATGCGGAGATTGGAGGACGCATTGACCTTTGCTGAGACGGAGAACAAGGCGAAGGAAGCTAGGGATGTGAAGTTGATAATGGCGCAAATGCAGTTCTTGCAAAAGAATGTGGATAAGGCGTTGCTAACTTACGATGAGATTTTGAAAGAGGATCCAAATGATTTTCGGCCTTATTTTTGTAAAGGAATGATTTTTAGTTTGCTGGATAAGAATGTAGAGGCTAGGGAGGAGTTTGCTAAGTATCGCGAGCTTTCACCTAAGAAATTTGAGGTGGAAGGGTATTTGAAGACGCCATTGTCACGTATGAAGCTCTTTGGGACCGATGAGGGAAATTGAGTCTTGATTTTGAGCTATGGAGTTTTGGATTGATGTTTCTAATAATTCTGGTGGGTCCTCTGCTCCTTCCAGCTCAAGTTTCCGGAGACTATAATTCGAATGTTTCGGGTACGCAGAGTCTTTTCTGATCAAGTTTTTGAGGAAGTATGAGATCTTTTGTTCTTGTTTAGATATGTACGATATATAGTGATGATTTGAACGGACTAAAATTAGGTTTGGTTTATCTTTCAATCTTTACGATTTTCCGGTAAGTTAATTGAATATTGATGTCAATCTGGAGTTGGTGCCTTggaatttttgttttattgGTAATATGAAATTCAGCAATATTCTCCGGATAATCCTACAATCGGCCATTGTACTGATAAATGCTCAGTCTGCTTTTACTATCCAGATATTTTGACTTCTTTGTTCAGTTACCAAACTCGATTTTATTGGACAATGGTCGATAGAAATTGAGAAACTAATGCCGGCAGATAATTAAACCAAGACTGTGGACCAGTTTGCCGCCCTATGACTAGTATTTGATTGTATAGACAATCGGCTGTACTTAAGTAATCCTCTCTAGCGCCtgtatttgaaatttatgtcCCAGTTATTAGCAGGTTTCATTTCAATCTTAATAACTTTGTCTTGTTGGTTTGTATAGTCTCTTCATTTCATTGGAGTGGAACGTTTGCATACTAGCCTCGTACGGTATATCCATATTTTTTGTATTCAGTCTTAACCTAATCTTCTATAGCTACCATCCAATGTTTTGGTTATAAACATGTAGAAAAGGTTATGAAATTGACTAGGAAAATCTTTATCATAGAAGCAGGAAACAAatacaaaaattaaaacatgCAACTGAAGTCTGTAAAAGAATCATGTGGTCTATATTACAAGTGACTGTCTGCAGTATAAAATATTCATCCTAATATTGTACAATAAAACCATACAGCTGACAGAAATAGAACACAAACCATATCTCATATCTCAATGGTGAAATATACATAGAATGCCACTCTGTGTCCTAATTATGCTTCCACACAACCAGAGCAAAACTTGTCACCATTGTAATTGACCAAGTAAAATCAACTCTCGTGTTTAACGTAGCCGCTGTTACCGAACAAAAAAATTGACATGAGGGGAAATACTAGtaaaattgaagaaaatatttcaagggTGTGGTCTCACCATGACTTGTACTCTGTTCGTCCAAATTAGTTGCTGGAGAAGTGCCTGAAGAACTTGGTGGTGTGTTATAGTTGAGTCCAATATTCTGACAGTTCCTTCCTATCGAACCTAATATTGCAAGTCATGATCGATTTTAGGTCTGTCCATTTAATTGTATCCTAAACCAATAATTGCTATTGCCGCGTGCTTGAGTTGATGCTAGGGGAGCAAATCGAGCCCACTGCTTTGTGAGCTTGTTGAGCCAGCTCAACTCAAGCCAAATCGAACTCAATGTTATGTGTGCAAGTTGAAGCTTGTGGCAAGTTCAAGCTTAAGTTATGGCTCACAAACTCAcagtttttttataattaataatatatttttaaacaaaatgtgATCTGAGCTCATGAACATGTCAGTTCAAGACAACTTGTGAGCCAAGCTGAGTTTGAGGATGGAGTCTCTTTAGTTTGGCTCTATGAGTCTGAGCTCAAGTTCAGTCTCAATTTTTTAGCTGAACTTGAGTTTAGGCTCATGAAACATGACAAGTAGGACTTGATTGCACACATAACTCGCGCACTTGTCCTCGCTTTCTACTACCATAACCTGTGCCAGATATAGTCGCTTCTTACTAAGCTCTATACAAGTTGTTTAGTGTGATATTCTTACATTGTTTGTAGCATGGAAATGCTGTGGAATTGAGCAGATTATAGTAACCCTCTTCACATTCGCAAGCAAATGTGAACGGCGAGGTCTGGTTGCAAGTACCACCTCCACAATCAGTCCAGAAGCAAGCTATAAAGCAAAAACAATGTATCTTTTAACTAAACAAATCCTTGATGATAAATATGAACTTGTAATGAAGTTTGAGAGCTTATAGTTACGATCGAAAATAGATTTAGCTTTCACGCTTCTGTTCTGCACTGGGGATGGAGTAGTTGCACAGGTGTAGTTTAGTGTACCTGTAGAACAGAGTTTTATAAATCATTCTTGAAATtaagataatatttttataaaatatttgtcaACATTGTAGCAATAATTCTAAGAGGAAACTATAGATTATCAAGATACTATACCAACTTAATCTGATTTGGCGTAAAACATaggcattttaaaatatagaacATCAATTTGTAcattttttaaatcttgaagAAAGAAGAGGATTTGGCTTTCTTGTTATGTTTATATGCTTTAATTCAATACAATATTCGAGTACAAGCGAGGACTTCGTAACGATAAAACCTCAAGGAGGA is a window encoding:
- the LOC142551074 gene encoding protein SLOW GREEN 1, chloroplastic-like, which gives rise to MNSTFIRPNPMPPKLHDSSITTDLHPPHKLLSHSMTKKFTVKASCSGSVPPSDPPKSSIFSLKSAAAAVVFAAAAWGSFPFLHSKADILSPPAGVTEELAESGSGEEETIEGKKGPSSNSPLAQLLESNSEAIDALKSLLQQKLEAGEDEEGLAILRQLSSAQPENLEWKFLMARVLNELGKIQEAGDALEEILTKDPLSYEALFENALLMDKSGEGDAVMRRLEDALTFAETENKAKEARDVKLIMAQMQFLQKNVDKALLTYDEILKEDPNDFRPYFCKGMIFSLLDKNVEAREEFAKYRELSPKKFEVEGYLKTPLSRMKLFGTDEGN
- the LOC142551075 gene encoding uncharacterized protein LOC142551075, with amino-acid sequence MVSVCFAVFLAVLLAFQLSAGTAIFHSFWPPFFGNACQENLCGRGNCTVSKNGTFGYECICDKGWRQAFTEEDDDLKFLPCVIPNCTLNYTCATTPSPVQNRSVKAKSIFDPCFWTDCGGGTCNQTSPFTFACECEEGYYNLLNSTAFPCYKQCSIGRNCQNIGLNYNTPPSSSGTSPATNLDEQSTSHAATLNTRVDFTWSITMVTSFALVVWKHN